The following proteins come from a genomic window of Azospirillum humicireducens:
- a CDS encoding helix-turn-helix domain-containing protein, whose protein sequence is MVEKALEIGKTIRPAVSIGGSVASFYDGTVSLTCGHICAQSTAWETEPLTKGLKLVVVDNSELLCKLPNCEKTRIVGPCICAIWNESDCEGMQSFPTGSRMQFTAISLSASAVKDRLPTAFERLSDASKGASGPSLAVTSASAAVRALCAQVSACPLRGLSRTLYLSGKALEIAAHALDSLQAAPSNTDDLHLSTADIDKLRHARDILTARMRQPPSLAELGQSVGLNPRKLTVGFRRVFGDSVFGYLQSAKLDAAYRLLVEGEMSVSCAAYSVGYSPAHFSVAFRKKFGVSPKQVCL, encoded by the coding sequence ATGGTTGAGAAAGCGCTCGAAATTGGCAAGACGATCCGTCCAGCGGTGTCCATCGGCGGCAGTGTCGCATCCTTCTATGACGGCACGGTCTCGCTGACATGCGGCCACATCTGCGCTCAATCCACCGCTTGGGAAACGGAACCTCTCACCAAAGGGTTGAAGCTGGTCGTCGTCGACAACAGCGAACTGCTGTGCAAGCTGCCCAACTGTGAAAAAACCAGGATCGTCGGCCCCTGCATCTGCGCGATATGGAACGAGAGCGACTGCGAGGGGATGCAGTCCTTTCCAACCGGAAGCCGGATGCAGTTCACCGCGATCAGCCTGTCGGCGTCGGCCGTCAAGGATCGCCTTCCCACAGCGTTCGAACGGTTGAGCGATGCGTCGAAGGGCGCATCCGGCCCCAGCCTTGCCGTGACCAGTGCATCGGCAGCCGTAAGGGCGCTTTGCGCGCAGGTCAGCGCCTGCCCCCTTCGCGGACTGTCGCGCACACTTTATCTGTCCGGAAAGGCGCTGGAGATCGCCGCGCATGCCCTGGACAGTTTGCAGGCCGCCCCATCGAATACCGATGACCTGCATCTTTCGACCGCGGACATCGATAAGCTCCGGCATGCGCGCGACATCCTGACGGCACGCATGCGCCAGCCACCTTCGCTGGCCGAGCTGGGGCAAAGTGTCGGCCTCAATCCCCGCAAGCTGACGGTCGGTTTCCGCCGCGTCTTCGGCGACAGCGTCTTCGGCTACCTGCAATCGGCAAAGCTCGATGCCGCCTATCGCCTGCTTGTTGAGGGGGAGATGAGCGTCTCCTGCGCCGCCTACTCCGTCGGCTACAGCCCCGCGCATTTCTCCGTCGCCTTCCGGAAGAAGTTCGGCGTTTCGCCGAAGCAGGTGTGTCTCTGA
- a CDS encoding IS5 family transposase (programmed frameshift), with translation MSDGQFWLTVEQFGRLEPHLPRDTRGKPRVDDRRVISGIVHVLKSGGRWADTPAVYGPRKTLYNRFVRWAAKGVWEDIFHALAAAGGAPAQVMIDSTAVRAHRSASGGKGGKRAQAIGRSRGGRTTKIHALSDPRGRPLAFLLTGGQVADCTAADRLLDRMPATDLLHGDKGYDSAAVRRKIEEAGAAPNIPPRANKRWKNCFSPYLYRNLNVIERMFGRLKDFRRIATRYDRSATNFMAAVHIVATVAYWL, from the exons ATGAGCGATGGTCAGTTCTGGTTGACGGTGGAGCAGTTCGGACGGCTTGAGCCGCACCTTCCGCGCGACACCCGCGGCAAGCCGCGCGTGGATGATCGCCGTGTGATCAGCGGAATCGTCCATGTGCTGAAGTCGGGTGGGCGCTGGGCGGATACTCCAGCGGTCTACGGCCCCCGCAAGACGCTCTACAACCGCTTCGTCCGCTGGGCGGCCAAGGGCGTGTGGGAAGACATCTTCCATGCGTTGGCAGCGGCAGGTGGCGCACCGGCCCAGGTGATGATCGACTCCACGGCGGTCCGCGCCCATCGTTCGGCGAGCGGCGGGAAAGGGGGGA AGCGCGCTCAGGCCATCGGACGGTCCCGAGGTGGGAGAACCACCAAAATCCACGCCCTGAGCGATCCGCGCGGTCGGCCGCTCGCCTTCCTGTTGACCGGCGGTCAGGTTGCCGACTGCACCGCCGCCGATCGTCTGCTCGACCGGATGCCCGCCACCGATCTCCTGCACGGCGACAAGGGCTACGACAGTGCCGCTGTTCGCCGGAAGATCGAAGAGGCGGGAGCCGCGCCCAACATCCCGCCACGCGCCAACAAGCGCTGGAAAAACTGCTTCTCTCCCTACCTCTACCGGAACCTCAACGTCATCGAGCGCATGTTCGGACGCCTCAAGGACTTCCGGCGCATCGCCACCCGTTACGACCGCTCCGCAACCAACTTCATGGCCGCCGTCCACATCGTGGCGACCGTCGCATACTGGTTATGA
- the malQ gene encoding 4-alpha-glucanotransferase yields the protein MSDLDRLADLLGVEPLYHDIWGNRRETSAATKRALVAAMGLPAATDEEVAASLRTVERRSWSRPLPPVLVTGEGQGIGLGVALPAGLDDATLVWELTPEEGGPQGGSVVVRDLPVEERAMLDGTAYERRALGGLLPVSLPIGYHRLALHVQVPGGAGPSGATTLIVAPDRCVTVEEMVPAGRCWGIGLQVYSLRSERDWGMGDFGDLSGFAEVAGRLGAGLVGLNPLHALFPADPNHIGPYSPSSRQFLNILYIDPASVPELMDADDLRARIADPAFQSALAAARQVALVDYPAVSALKLPVLEELHARFRSLPDGHPRKAAYARFRQEMGAALDRHALFDALHEHFFRKDPSLWMWRNWSAAFQDPGSAEVAAFAADHADRIDFFAWAQFEVDRQLGEAAARGRSAGLAMGFYRDLAVAAHPGGGSAWAEPSMLVQGANVGAPPDQFNLKGQNWGLAPLSPLGLREAAYRPFVELLRANMRHAAALRIDHVMALQHLFWIPEDGSDGAYVAYPFNDLLRIVALESRRNRCVVIGEDLGTVPEGFRPALERAGILSYRVLYFERTADGGFKPPGDYPAGSMATVSTHDLAPFKGFWTGRDLDWRQRLSLYPDDASRDKDRWDRGVDRWRLLQALSREGLRPDSYPTEDGDQPFRIELSAAVHAYLARTPSRIVMVQIEDALMDDEQPNLPGTVDQHPNWRRRLLAKLEELEANDDLRRIIAPMAGSVCSE from the coding sequence ATGAGTGATCTCGACCGGCTGGCCGATCTGCTTGGGGTAGAACCCCTCTACCATGACATCTGGGGCAACCGTCGCGAGACCTCCGCTGCCACCAAGCGGGCGCTGGTCGCCGCCATGGGGCTGCCGGCGGCCACGGACGAGGAGGTCGCCGCCAGCCTGCGCACGGTGGAGCGGCGATCCTGGAGCCGCCCGCTGCCGCCGGTTCTGGTCACCGGGGAAGGGCAGGGCATCGGGTTGGGCGTCGCCCTGCCGGCCGGGCTGGACGATGCCACGCTGGTGTGGGAACTGACGCCGGAGGAAGGGGGCCCCCAGGGGGGGAGCGTCGTGGTCCGCGACCTGCCGGTGGAGGAGCGTGCCATGCTGGACGGCACCGCCTATGAGCGCCGCGCGCTTGGGGGGCTGCTGCCGGTGTCGCTGCCCATCGGCTATCACCGGCTGGCGCTGCACGTCCAGGTTCCCGGCGGCGCGGGGCCATCCGGGGCCACCACCCTGATCGTGGCGCCGGACCGCTGCGTGACGGTGGAGGAGATGGTGCCGGCAGGCCGCTGCTGGGGTATCGGGCTCCAGGTCTATTCGCTGCGCTCCGAGCGTGACTGGGGCATGGGCGATTTCGGCGATCTTTCCGGATTCGCCGAGGTCGCCGGCCGGTTGGGCGCCGGGCTGGTCGGCCTGAACCCTCTGCATGCCCTGTTTCCGGCCGACCCGAACCACATCGGCCCCTATTCGCCGTCCAGCCGCCAGTTCCTCAACATCCTCTACATCGACCCGGCCTCCGTTCCCGAGCTGATGGATGCTGACGATCTGCGTGCACGGATCGCGGACCCCGCCTTCCAGTCCGCGCTGGCTGCGGCGCGGCAGGTGGCGCTTGTCGATTACCCGGCGGTATCTGCGCTGAAGCTGCCGGTGTTGGAAGAACTGCACGCCCGCTTCCGCAGTCTGCCCGACGGCCACCCGCGCAAAGCCGCCTACGCCCGCTTCCGGCAGGAGATGGGGGCGGCCTTGGACCGCCATGCCTTGTTCGACGCCCTGCACGAGCATTTCTTCCGCAAGGATCCATCGCTGTGGATGTGGCGCAACTGGTCCGCGGCCTTCCAGGATCCGGGGAGCGCCGAGGTCGCCGCCTTCGCTGCAGACCATGCCGACCGCATCGATTTCTTCGCCTGGGCGCAGTTCGAGGTCGACCGCCAGCTGGGGGAGGCGGCGGCGCGCGGCCGTTCCGCCGGGCTTGCCATGGGCTTCTACCGTGACCTCGCCGTGGCCGCCCATCCTGGCGGTGGTTCCGCCTGGGCCGAGCCGTCGATGCTGGTGCAGGGCGCCAATGTCGGCGCACCGCCTGACCAGTTCAACCTGAAGGGCCAGAACTGGGGCTTGGCGCCGCTGTCGCCGCTGGGCCTGCGCGAGGCCGCCTACCGCCCCTTCGTCGAACTCTTGCGGGCCAACATGCGCCATGCCGCGGCCTTGCGCATCGACCATGTGATGGCGTTGCAGCACCTGTTCTGGATTCCGGAGGACGGCAGCGACGGCGCTTATGTTGCCTATCCCTTCAACGACCTTCTGCGCATCGTGGCGCTGGAGAGCCGCCGCAACCGCTGCGTCGTGATCGGCGAGGATCTTGGCACCGTTCCGGAGGGCTTCCGGCCGGCATTGGAGCGGGCCGGGATCCTCAGCTACCGCGTGCTCTATTTCGAACGCACTGCCGACGGTGGCTTCAAGCCTCCCGGCGATTATCCCGCCGGTTCCATGGCGACGGTCAGCACGCATGATCTGGCACCCTTCAAGGGCTTTTGGACCGGTCGCGATCTCGACTGGCGTCAGCGTCTCAGCCTCTACCCCGACGATGCCAGCCGGGACAAGGACCGCTGGGACCGTGGCGTCGACCGCTGGCGCCTGTTGCAAGCCCTGTCCCGCGAGGGGCTGCGGCCGGACAGCTATCCGACCGAGGACGGCGACCAGCCCTTCCGCATCGAACTGTCCGCCGCTGTCCATGCCTATCTGGCGCGTACCCCGTCCCGCATCGTGATGGTGCAGATCGAGGACGCGCTGATGGACGACGAGCAGCCCAATCTTCCCGGTACTGTCGACCAACATCCGAACTGGCGTCGCCGCCTTCTCGCCAAGCTGGAGGAGTTGGAGGCCAACGACGATCTTCGCCGGATCATCGCGCCCATGGCGGGATCCGTCTGCAGTGAGTGA
- a CDS encoding response regulator — translation MPDYDFSQVDAAVIDSQLNTGRVFRDVLIRLGFRRVELFDSVKAAAGLLTAAMPDLVLVDADGEDSETFRFIRSLRNEPAVPNPFACLIVTTWAPTPALLTRVTNAGGDDLLMKPVSPKQVRDRIVSLIEARKGFVVTADYTGPDRRKSPREGAQVPVLDAPNTLRLKAVGQWTQSGTRMLLNEAIATVTTQKRLRASIQVAFLVEFALQGLARPAPDRMAIDHVGRIGGFLDDLLRRLGEDGDHAPVEAVARAVKTLADKVRAAAETGPVPVDDREQLQALSRALMQAVDPDRPLESMTREVSAAVTGYRNRLEQIAQAKAAAALPAVPAEDASISSAAPPPGAGGQAASALPAG, via the coding sequence ATGCCGGATTACGATTTCTCGCAGGTCGACGCGGCGGTCATCGACAGCCAGCTCAACACCGGGCGCGTGTTCCGCGACGTGCTGATCCGCCTTGGCTTCCGCCGGGTGGAGCTGTTCGATTCCGTGAAGGCCGCCGCCGGACTGTTGACCGCGGCCATGCCGGATCTGGTGCTGGTCGATGCTGACGGCGAGGATTCGGAGACCTTCCGTTTCATCCGGTCCCTTCGCAACGAACCCGCCGTGCCAAATCCCTTCGCCTGCTTGATCGTCACAACCTGGGCGCCGACCCCGGCATTGCTGACCCGCGTCACCAATGCCGGGGGCGACGACCTGCTGATGAAGCCGGTATCGCCCAAGCAGGTGCGCGACCGGATCGTCAGCCTCATCGAGGCGCGCAAAGGCTTCGTCGTCACCGCCGACTATACCGGGCCAGACCGCCGCAAATCTCCGCGCGAAGGCGCCCAGGTTCCGGTTCTGGATGCCCCCAACACGCTCCGCCTGAAGGCTGTCGGCCAATGGACCCAGTCCGGCACCCGCATGCTGCTGAATGAGGCGATTGCGACCGTCACCACCCAGAAGCGGCTGCGCGCCAGCATCCAGGTCGCGTTCCTGGTGGAATTCGCCCTGCAGGGGCTCGCGCGGCCGGCGCCGGACCGCATGGCCATCGACCATGTCGGCCGCATCGGCGGCTTCCTGGACGACCTGCTGCGCCGGCTGGGCGAGGACGGTGACCATGCCCCGGTGGAGGCGGTGGCCCGCGCCGTCAAGACGCTGGCCGACAAGGTCCGCGCCGCCGCGGAGACCGGACCGGTCCCCGTCGACGACCGGGAGCAGTTGCAGGCCCTGTCGCGTGCCCTGATGCAGGCCGTCGATCCCGACCGCCCGCTGGAATCGATGACGCGCGAGGTGTCCGCCGCCGTCACCGGCTACCGCAACCGGCTGGAGCAGATCGCCCAGGCCAAGGCAGCGGCCGCGTTGCCGGCGGTTCCGGCCGAGGACGCCTCCATCTCCTCCGCAGCCCCTCCGCCCGGTGCCGGAGGGCAGGCGGCATCCGCCCTTCCGGCGGGGTGA